The proteins below come from a single Synechococcus sp. WH 8101 genomic window:
- the folD gene encoding bifunctional methylenetetrahydrofolate dehydrogenase/methenyltetrahydrofolate cyclohydrolase FolD, with protein sequence MALKLDGRTLAASIEQRLLQVVRQHSERAGRPPGLAVLRVGDDPASGVYVANKEKACARIGIASFGSHLPADTSQAEVLATIEALNRDERVDGILLQLPLPPGLEERPLIAAIDPDKDADGLHTLNLGRLLKGEPGPRSCTPAGVMALLRSHHIPLEGRRAVVVGRSILVGQPMALMLQAANATVTVAHSRTRDLAAVTRQAEVLVVAAGQPRMIGADHVAPGAALVDVGIHRLPPPEGSPEGTKAKLCGDVRAEELETVAGALSPVPGGVGPMTVTMLLVNTVVAWSRRHGVDHGLDDLVV encoded by the coding sequence ATGGCCCTGAAGCTGGATGGTCGAACGCTGGCCGCCTCAATCGAGCAGCGACTGCTGCAGGTGGTGCGTCAACACAGCGAGCGGGCCGGTCGCCCCCCGGGCCTGGCCGTGCTTCGGGTCGGCGATGACCCGGCCAGCGGGGTGTATGTGGCCAATAAAGAAAAAGCCTGCGCCCGGATCGGCATCGCCAGTTTCGGTTCCCATCTCCCGGCCGACACCAGCCAGGCGGAGGTACTGGCCACGATCGAGGCGCTCAACCGTGATGAACGCGTTGATGGCATCCTGCTCCAGCTGCCCCTGCCCCCGGGCCTGGAGGAGCGTCCGCTGATCGCCGCGATTGACCCCGACAAGGACGCCGATGGTTTGCACACCCTCAACCTCGGCCGGCTCCTCAAGGGTGAGCCGGGGCCGCGCAGTTGCACCCCCGCCGGGGTGATGGCCCTGCTTCGCAGCCATCACATCCCTCTCGAGGGCCGCCGGGCTGTGGTGGTGGGGCGCAGCATCCTGGTGGGGCAGCCCATGGCCCTGATGCTTCAGGCGGCCAATGCCACCGTCACCGTGGCCCACTCCCGCACCCGCGACCTCGCTGCTGTGACGCGGCAGGCGGAGGTGTTGGTGGTCGCCGCCGGCCAACCAAGGATGATCGGTGCCGATCATGTCGCTCCGGGTGCTGCGTTGGTGGATGTGGGCATTCATCGGTTGCCGCCGCCTGAAGGGTCGCCGGAGGGCACGAAGGCCAAGCTTTGCGGCGATGTGCGCGCCGAAGAGCTGGAGACCGTGGCTGGGGCGCTCTCGCCCGTTCCCGGCGGGGTCGGGCCGATGACCGTCACCATGTTGTTGGTCAACACGGTGGTGGCCTGGTCGCGTCGCCATGGCGTCGACCATGGCCTTGATGATCTGGTGGTGTAA